One Micromonospora sp. FIMYZ51 genomic window carries:
- a CDS encoding DUF397 domain-containing protein — MTALDLSGAKWRTSTRSVGNGNCVEVAIVGGGVAVRDSKDRRGPVLAFPASAWHAFLASLPAD; from the coding sequence ATGACCGCGCTCGACCTCTCCGGGGCGAAGTGGCGTACCAGTACGCGCAGTGTGGGCAACGGCAACTGCGTCGAGGTCGCCATCGTCGGCGGTGGGGTCGCGGTCCGGGACAGCAAGGATCGCCGGGGCCCGGTCCTGGCCTTCCCGGCGTCGGCCTGGCACGCCTTCCTCGCCAGCCTCCCCGCTGACTGA
- a CDS encoding helix-turn-helix transcriptional regulator: MTASPTVRRRRIARELRQLRERAGMTLDVAARQLDMSKSNLSRIENAQIGIKPRDVRAALALYQVTGNDAEALIEIARGAQQRGWWQHYSDVLPEWFEFYVGLEAEAATLRTYEAEAVPGLLQTEAYAREVYRLTAGEDGLDRKVAARLRRQDVLRGDSPVELSVVLNEAVLLRPVSDRAVMADQLSHLETVAQLPNVTIQVLPFSAGGHPALNSPYVLLTFADAADAAVVYLENLTTGLALEEVAQVRSYSLVHERLRRLALDPAASLVRLKEASRYFT; encoded by the coding sequence GTGACCGCGAGCCCCACCGTCCGCCGCCGCCGCATCGCCCGGGAACTCCGCCAGTTGCGCGAGCGCGCCGGGATGACCCTGGATGTCGCCGCCCGGCAACTGGACATGTCCAAGAGCAACCTGTCCCGCATCGAGAACGCCCAGATCGGCATCAAGCCACGGGACGTACGCGCCGCGCTGGCGCTGTACCAGGTCACCGGCAACGACGCCGAGGCGCTCATCGAGATCGCCCGCGGTGCGCAACAACGCGGCTGGTGGCAGCACTACAGCGACGTACTGCCGGAGTGGTTCGAGTTCTACGTCGGACTGGAGGCCGAGGCCGCCACCCTGCGCACCTACGAGGCCGAGGCGGTGCCGGGCCTGTTGCAGACCGAGGCGTACGCCCGGGAGGTCTACCGGCTGACCGCGGGCGAGGACGGCCTGGACCGCAAGGTGGCCGCCCGGCTGCGCCGGCAGGACGTGCTGCGCGGGGACAGTCCGGTCGAGTTGTCGGTGGTGCTGAACGAGGCGGTGTTGTTACGTCCCGTGAGTGATCGGGCCGTCATGGCCGACCAACTGTCCCATCTGGAGACCGTCGCTCAGCTACCGAACGTCACGATTCAAGTACTTCCGTTCAGTGCCGGTGGACATCCTGCGCTGAATTCGCCGTACGTCCTCCTCACCTTTGCCGACGCCGCCGACGCCGCCGTGGTTTACCTGGAAAATCTCACGACAGGACTGGCACTGGAGGAGGTCGCGCAGGTGCGCTCGTATAGCCTTGTGCACGAGAGGCTGCGTCGCCTGGCGCTCGATCCGGCGGCGTCCCTGGTCCGCCTGAAAGAAGCTTCTCGCTACTTTACGTGA
- a CDS encoding GPP34 family phosphoprotein has protein sequence MDGGRGGRLLIADEFFLIAHNDTRGKAKLHPAATGLGLAAGLLGELVLYGHITVEAAQVSVIDRRPPADALAHTVLDQLIGEAQHQAVRTWLSFLAQTSVASVGERLARAGVLRRQETRRLLRTTVTYLPIDLNVAAWPATRLRAVLERAEPPSVPDALLLGLVAAAGLTREVLWSAGPRAHHRLNLIVPALPAPLKELVAHTEAAVGAAVLRGAP, from the coding sequence ATGGACGGCGGCCGGGGAGGACGTTTGCTCATCGCCGACGAGTTCTTCCTGATCGCGCACAACGACACCCGGGGCAAGGCGAAGCTGCACCCGGCGGCGACCGGTCTCGGTCTGGCTGCCGGACTCCTCGGCGAGCTTGTCCTCTATGGACATATCACTGTCGAGGCTGCGCAGGTCAGCGTGATCGACCGCCGTCCACCGGCCGACGCGCTGGCGCACACCGTACTGGACCAACTGATCGGCGAGGCCCAGCACCAGGCGGTGCGGACCTGGCTCAGCTTCCTCGCCCAGACCTCGGTGGCCTCGGTGGGGGAGCGGTTGGCCCGGGCCGGCGTGCTGCGCCGGCAGGAGACCCGGCGGTTGCTGCGGACCACCGTCACGTACCTGCCGATCGACCTCAACGTGGCCGCCTGGCCGGCCACCCGCCTGCGGGCGGTGCTGGAACGGGCCGAGCCGCCAAGCGTGCCGGACGCGCTGCTGCTCGGCCTGGTCGCCGCCGCCGGGCTGACCCGCGAGGTGCTGTGGAGCGCGGGTCCCCGGGCCCACCACCGGCTCAACCTGATCGTCCCGGCGTTGCCGGCCCCGCTGAAGGAACTCGTGGCGCACACCGAGGCCGCCGTGGGTGCGGCCGTGCTGCGCGGCGCTCCCTGA
- a CDS encoding APC family permease yields the protein MSSTATTDRPSNVSEALARGRLGVPSVVFFVLSAAAPLTVVAGVVTTGYGVVGVLGIPLAFLVVAAVLALFAAGYVAMARRMANAGAFYAYVTRGLGRPAGVGTAWVALIAYNALQVGLYGTIGAAATPVLDRLFGIEPLWWIVALVAWALVAVLGLLRVDINGMVLAALLCAEIAIIVVFDLGQLGNPAGGNVSFAAFSPDNFFVPGVGAVLVLAILGFVGFEAAVVFSEESKDPKRTVPMATYLSVAIIAAVYALSSWSMTVAVGPDRIVEEAGTQSIDLIFNLAGAQLGDTMLTIGQALFLTSVLAAMISFHNTTARYAFALGRERVLPAVFGRTSPTTGAPRAASLAQSTLGLLVIMLYAVNGWDPVLQLFFWLGTSGGFGVLLLIATTAVAIITYFARSSEPETLWRRLIAPGIAAIALVAIIVLAVQNFANLLGVEPDSPLRWLFPAVYPVAALLGVLWALVLRRNRPDTYARIGLGAESAAAGVVPSAPVAEPMPVTTEVRR from the coding sequence ATGTCCTCGACAGCGACAACCGACAGACCGAGCAACGTCTCCGAGGCGCTGGCCCGTGGGCGGCTCGGCGTGCCGTCGGTGGTCTTCTTCGTTCTCTCCGCGGCGGCGCCGCTGACCGTGGTCGCCGGTGTGGTCACCACCGGCTACGGGGTCGTCGGGGTGCTCGGCATCCCGTTGGCCTTCCTGGTGGTGGCCGCGGTACTGGCGCTGTTCGCCGCCGGCTACGTGGCGATGGCCCGCCGGATGGCAAACGCCGGCGCCTTCTACGCGTACGTCACCCGTGGCCTGGGCCGCCCGGCCGGGGTGGGCACGGCCTGGGTCGCCCTGATCGCGTACAACGCCCTCCAGGTCGGCCTCTACGGCACCATCGGCGCGGCGGCCACGCCGGTGCTGGACCGGCTGTTCGGAATCGAGCCACTGTGGTGGATCGTGGCGCTTGTGGCCTGGGCGCTGGTGGCGGTGCTCGGTCTGCTCCGGGTGGACATCAACGGGATGGTGCTGGCGGCGCTGCTCTGCGCCGAGATCGCCATCATCGTGGTGTTCGACCTCGGCCAACTGGGCAACCCGGCCGGTGGCAACGTCAGCTTCGCCGCGTTCTCCCCGGACAACTTCTTCGTACCCGGTGTCGGCGCGGTGCTGGTGCTGGCGATCCTCGGCTTCGTCGGCTTCGAGGCCGCCGTGGTGTTCAGCGAGGAGAGCAAGGACCCCAAGCGCACCGTGCCGATGGCCACCTACCTGTCGGTGGCGATCATCGCGGCGGTCTACGCGCTCTCCTCGTGGAGCATGACGGTCGCCGTCGGCCCGGACCGGATCGTCGAGGAGGCCGGCACCCAGAGCATCGACCTGATCTTCAACCTGGCCGGGGCGCAGCTGGGCGACACCATGCTCACCATCGGCCAGGCACTCTTCCTGACCTCGGTGCTGGCCGCCATGATCTCGTTCCACAACACCACCGCGCGGTACGCCTTCGCGCTGGGCCGGGAGCGGGTGCTGCCGGCGGTGTTCGGGCGGACCTCGCCGACCACCGGCGCGCCCCGGGCGGCCTCGCTGGCGCAGAGCACGCTCGGCCTACTGGTGATCATGCTGTACGCGGTGAACGGCTGGGACCCGGTCCTGCAACTGTTCTTCTGGCTGGGCACCAGCGGCGGCTTCGGCGTCCTGCTGCTGATCGCGACCACCGCGGTGGCGATCATCACGTACTTCGCCCGCAGCAGCGAACCGGAGACGCTGTGGCGTCGGCTGATCGCCCCGGGCATCGCGGCGATCGCGCTGGTCGCGATCATCGTGCTGGCGGTGCAGAACTTCGCCAACCTGCTCGGGGTCGAACCGGACTCGCCGCTGCGCTGGCTCTTCCCGGCGGTCTACCCGGTGGCCGCGCTGCTCGGTGTGCTCTGGGCGCTGGTGCTGCGGCGCAACCGCCCCGACACGTACGCCCGCATCGGCCTGGGCGCGGAGAGCGCGGCGGCGGGCGTCGTGCCGTCGGCGCCGGTCGCCGAGCCGATGCCGGTCACCACGGAGGTACGGCGATGA